From a single Paraburkholderia sp. FT54 genomic region:
- a CDS encoding ATP-binding cassette domain-containing protein produces MANLFDVPQFIEDAPSLAVNPGSHETAAQAAVIFDDVGKVFSNARGVSTAALVNVTLKVARGEVFGIIGRSGAGKSTLLRLVNGLERPSSGAVRVNGVSVGELDERGLVTLRRRIGMVFQHFNLLSAKTVRENIALPLKIAGVPKAAIDRKVDALLELVGLSAKRDAYPASLSGGQKQRVGIARALVTDPDILLCDEATSALDPETTQAILALLRDINQRLNLTIVLITHEMQVIREVCDTVAVIERGEVVETGPVWHVFGDPQHDATRALLRTLVHDLPVDLAQRVKPLRDIAHADAQILLDVRFTGVDAREPDLGGLASALSIDGGHVSFVHGGIDRIQGHAQGRLVVSAQVRANAGNAVEKQIATLLEGARRYANHVEVLGYV; encoded by the coding sequence ATGGCCAATCTTTTTGATGTGCCGCAATTCATTGAAGACGCGCCGTCTCTCGCCGTCAATCCCGGCTCGCATGAAACGGCGGCACAAGCCGCTGTGATATTTGACGACGTCGGCAAAGTGTTCTCCAATGCACGCGGCGTGTCGACCGCGGCGCTCGTCAACGTCACGCTGAAGGTGGCGCGGGGCGAGGTGTTCGGCATTATCGGCCGCAGCGGGGCAGGCAAGTCGACGCTATTGCGACTTGTCAACGGTCTGGAAAGACCGAGTTCAGGCGCGGTGCGCGTGAATGGCGTGAGTGTCGGTGAACTCGACGAGCGCGGACTCGTGACTTTGCGCCGACGCATTGGCATGGTGTTTCAGCACTTCAATCTGCTTTCCGCGAAGACGGTCCGCGAGAACATTGCGTTGCCGCTGAAAATTGCCGGTGTGCCGAAAGCCGCTATCGATAGGAAAGTCGATGCGCTGCTGGAGTTGGTGGGATTGTCCGCCAAACGCGACGCTTATCCGGCGAGCTTGTCCGGTGGCCAGAAACAGCGCGTCGGCATTGCGCGCGCGTTGGTCACCGATCCGGACATTCTGCTTTGCGACGAGGCCACCTCCGCACTTGATCCGGAAACGACGCAAGCCATTCTCGCGCTGCTGCGCGATATCAACCAGCGCCTGAACCTGACCATCGTCCTGATCACGCATGAAATGCAGGTGATCCGCGAGGTCTGCGATACGGTTGCGGTGATCGAGCGCGGCGAGGTGGTGGAGACCGGCCCCGTGTGGCATGTGTTCGGCGATCCGCAACATGACGCGACGCGCGCGTTGTTGCGCACCTTGGTGCATGACTTGCCAGTGGACCTCGCGCAACGGGTCAAGCCGCTGCGCGACATCGCGCATGCGGATGCACAGATTCTGCTGGACGTGCGTTTTACCGGCGTCGATGCACGTGAGCCCGATCTCGGCGGCCTTGCGTCGGCGTTGAGTATCGATGGCGGGCACGTGAGTTTCGTGCACGGCGGCATCGACCGGATCCAGGGCCATGCGCAAGGGCGTCTGGTGGTGTCGGCGCAAGTGCGTGCGAACGCGGGCAACGCCGTGGAAAAACAGATCGCGACACTCCTCGAAGGCGCGCGTCGCTATGCCAACCATGTCGAGGTATTGGGCTATGTCTGA
- a CDS encoding methionine ABC transporter permease, with product MSELWLSELADAIRDTIVMVGVSAFFAALVGIPLALVLVTTTRGGIFEKRAVNSTLGALVNAFRSTPFIILLVALLPLTRLLIGTTIGVWAAIVPLSIAAIPFFARVAEVSLREVDRGLIEAAQAMGAQRRHIIWHVLLPEALPGILGGFTITVVAMIGSSAMAGAVGAGGLGDLAIRYGYQRFDTTVMVTVIVLLIAIVTAVQFVGDRFVRRLAQRA from the coding sequence ATGTCTGAGTTGTGGCTTTCCGAACTCGCCGATGCAATTCGCGACACCATCGTCATGGTCGGCGTATCCGCATTCTTCGCGGCGCTAGTCGGCATTCCGTTAGCGCTGGTGCTGGTCACGACGACACGCGGGGGCATCTTCGAGAAGCGGGCGGTGAACAGCACGCTCGGTGCGCTCGTCAACGCGTTCCGCTCCACGCCCTTCATCATTCTGCTGGTCGCGTTGCTGCCGCTCACGCGTTTGCTGATCGGCACGACGATCGGCGTATGGGCCGCGATCGTGCCGCTCAGCATCGCGGCGATTCCGTTTTTTGCGCGCGTGGCCGAAGTGAGCTTGCGTGAAGTGGACCGCGGTTTGATCGAAGCCGCGCAGGCCATGGGCGCGCAACGCCGGCATATCATCTGGCATGTGCTCCTGCCCGAGGCGCTGCCGGGCATTCTCGGCGGCTTCACGATTACCGTGGTGGCGATGATCGGTTCCTCGGCGATGGCGGGCGCGGTCGGTGCGGGCGGCCTTGGCGATCTGGCCATCCGCTACGGCTATCAGCGTTTCGATACGACCGTGATGGTGACGGTGATCGTGCTGCTGATCGCGATCGTCACGGCGGTGCAGTTCGTCGGCGACCGGTTCGTGCGGCGGCTCGCGCAACGAGCGTGA
- a CDS encoding acyl-CoA dehydrogenase family protein, with translation MNDPRHADALQTPQAFAAPGVRDLAGLLDALRATAAQRDLDGGHAAQEKQWIADVGLLTLAVPREFGGLGARWPDIYETIRKIAQVDSALAHLLGFTCLQVVSVNVWGNPEQRARYLRGTVEGRWWWGNAVNPLDTRLVASATGDGGYLLDGQKGFCSGTRGSQMMTVSGHDPLSGQPVFGVVPTTREGITVHEDWNPIGQRQTDSGSVSFVRVRVEPHEVMVRPDTPHASLRTLISQQVLTNLFVGIAQGALDEARAYVTRHGKAWIYSGVDKATDDPYLIQRFGEMRLQAVSAEALATRAAWLLEDAWQQGPALSAETRAQVALATSEAKIVAHRAALDVSEKLFDACGARATHAPLALDRFWRNARVHTLHDPLDYRVRDVGRYALTGALPEVSLYT, from the coding sequence ATGAACGATCCTCGTCATGCCGATGCGTTGCAAACGCCTCAGGCATTCGCCGCGCCCGGGGTGCGCGATCTCGCGGGTTTGCTCGACGCGTTGCGCGCGACCGCCGCACAGCGCGATCTGGATGGCGGCCACGCCGCGCAGGAGAAACAATGGATCGCCGACGTGGGACTGCTCACGCTCGCGGTGCCGCGCGAATTCGGCGGGCTCGGCGCGCGTTGGCCCGACATCTACGAGACGATCCGCAAGATCGCGCAGGTGGACAGCGCGCTCGCGCATCTGTTGGGCTTCACCTGCTTGCAGGTAGTCAGCGTCAATGTATGGGGCAATCCGGAACAACGTGCCCGCTATCTGCGCGGCACAGTCGAAGGACGATGGTGGTGGGGCAACGCCGTCAATCCGCTCGACACGCGACTCGTTGCAAGCGCAACCGGCGACGGCGGCTATCTGCTCGATGGCCAGAAGGGCTTTTGCTCCGGCACGCGCGGCTCGCAGATGATGACGGTATCCGGGCACGATCCGCTCAGCGGCCAACCGGTGTTCGGCGTGGTGCCGACCACGCGCGAAGGTATCACCGTTCACGAGGACTGGAACCCGATTGGCCAGCGGCAGACCGACAGCGGCAGCGTGTCCTTCGTGCGCGTCAGGGTCGAACCGCACGAAGTGATGGTGCGGCCCGACACGCCGCACGCGAGTTTGCGCACGCTGATTTCGCAGCAGGTGCTGACCAATCTGTTCGTGGGCATCGCACAAGGCGCGCTCGACGAAGCGCGCGCCTACGTCACGCGGCACGGCAAGGCGTGGATCTATTCCGGCGTCGACAAGGCCACCGACGATCCTTACCTGATCCAGCGTTTCGGCGAGATGCGCCTGCAGGCGGTGAGCGCCGAAGCGCTGGCCACCCGTGCGGCGTGGCTGCTTGAGGACGCGTGGCAGCAGGGTCCGGCGCTTTCCGCGGAAACGCGCGCGCAGGTTGCGCTCGCCACGTCGGAGGCGAAGATCGTCGCGCACCGCGCCGCGCTCGACGTCAGCGAAAAACTGTTCGACGCCTGTGGCGCCCGTGCGACACACGCACCGCTCGCGCTCGATCGTTTCTGGCGTAACGCCCGCGTGCATACGCTGCATGATCCGCTCGACTATCGCGTGCGCGACGTCGGGCGATACGCGCTCACCGGCGCACTGCCCGAGGTTTCTTTGTACACTTGA
- a CDS encoding Nramp family divalent metal transporter, protein MQFKLPTTATAPFCPSEVQGSVAVSQGAPFWKKILQFAGPGLLISIGYMDPGNWATDIEAGSRYGYSLLFVVMLSSLAAMALQCLSMRLGIATGRDLAELSRDRYSPAVARFQWLLAELSIVACDLAEVLGGALAFHLLFKCSLTTGVLLTAFDTLIVLGLKGKNFRDLEAIMLGLIATIGVGYIIELALVQPHWPSVAQGLIPSWQALSSREPMYLAIGILGATVMPHNLYLHSSIVQTRAVKRDSASIRSAIGMSRLDTIVSLVLALLINMAILILAAAAFHATGHNQVTEIEDAYKLLAPVVGTGFAAVLFAVTLLASGQSSTFTGTVAGQVIMEGFLKLKIPCWQRRFITRALALIPALIGVQMMGNGAVGKLLVASQVVLSLQLPFALYPLIRMTSDRSLMGEFANTLLTRFVAWTLFVVISAANLWLVVQTVGLAG, encoded by the coding sequence TTGCAGTTCAAATTACCGACCACGGCAACGGCGCCGTTTTGCCCATCCGAGGTGCAAGGCTCGGTGGCCGTCTCGCAAGGCGCCCCTTTCTGGAAAAAGATCCTGCAATTCGCGGGGCCCGGCCTGCTGATCTCGATCGGCTATATGGACCCGGGCAACTGGGCCACCGACATCGAAGCCGGCTCGCGCTATGGCTACAGCCTGTTGTTCGTTGTCATGCTGTCGAGTCTCGCGGCGATGGCGCTGCAATGCCTGAGCATGCGCCTCGGCATCGCGACCGGGCGCGATCTCGCGGAGTTGTCGAGAGATCGTTATTCTCCGGCTGTGGCGCGCTTTCAGTGGCTGCTCGCGGAACTGTCGATCGTAGCCTGCGATCTGGCCGAAGTGCTGGGCGGCGCGCTCGCCTTTCATCTGCTATTCAAATGCTCGCTGACCACCGGCGTGCTGCTGACCGCATTCGACACGTTGATCGTGCTCGGCCTGAAAGGCAAGAATTTCCGCGATCTCGAAGCGATCATGCTCGGGCTGATCGCAACCATCGGCGTGGGATACATCATCGAGCTCGCGCTGGTGCAGCCGCATTGGCCGTCGGTCGCGCAGGGACTGATCCCGTCGTGGCAGGCATTGAGCTCGCGCGAACCCATGTATCTGGCGATCGGCATTCTCGGCGCGACGGTGATGCCGCATAACCTCTATCTGCATTCGTCGATCGTGCAGACGCGGGCGGTAAAGCGTGACTCCGCCAGCATCAGATCGGCGATCGGCATGTCGCGCCTCGATACGATCGTGTCGCTGGTGCTCGCGCTGCTGATCAACATGGCGATCCTGATTCTCGCCGCCGCAGCGTTCCATGCCACCGGCCACAATCAGGTCACCGAAATCGAAGACGCCTACAAGCTGCTTGCGCCCGTCGTCGGCACCGGTTTCGCGGCGGTGTTGTTCGCCGTGACCTTGCTCGCCTCGGGACAAAGCTCGACCTTCACCGGCACGGTGGCGGGGCAGGTCATCATGGAGGGCTTTCTGAAGCTGAAAATTCCGTGCTGGCAGCGGCGCTTCATTACGCGGGCACTCGCCTTGATCCCCGCGCTGATCGGCGTGCAGATGATGGGTAACGGCGCGGTCGGCAAACTGCTGGTCGCCAGCCAGGTCGTGTTGAGCCTGCAATTGCCGTTTGCCCTTTATCCGTTGATCCGCATGACCAGTGATCGTTCGTTGATGGGCGAATTCGCCAACACGCTGCTGACGCGGTTCGTCGCGTGGACGCTTTTCGTGGTGATCAGCGCGGCGAATCTGTGGCTGGTGGTGCAGACGGTGGGATTGGCTGGCTGA
- the flhC gene encoding flagellar transcriptional regulator FlhC, which yields MLKRSLTEDAQEVFRAIALIELGARMQVLESELTLSRDRMIRLYREVKGVSPPKGMLPFSADWYMTWLANIHASLFYNTYLFLKNEARCSHLDALTKGYRLYLEHCQHSETEPVLDLTRAWTLVRFFDADILQLTKCCRCTGKFVAHKHDLQHNVVCGACQPPSRAGKTKKAAAARQEALEAAQIAQAA from the coding sequence ATGCTCAAGCGTAGCCTGACGGAAGACGCACAGGAAGTATTCCGCGCCATTGCGCTGATCGAGCTGGGCGCGCGCATGCAGGTGCTCGAGAGTGAATTGACGCTCTCGCGCGACCGCATGATCCGCCTGTATCGTGAGGTCAAGGGCGTATCGCCGCCGAAGGGCATGCTGCCGTTCTCGGCGGACTGGTATATGACGTGGCTGGCGAACATCCACGCGTCGTTGTTTTACAACACATACCTGTTCCTGAAGAACGAAGCGCGTTGCTCGCATCTGGATGCGCTGACCAAAGGATATCGGCTGTATCTGGAACACTGCCAGCACAGCGAAACCGAACCGGTGCTGGATTTGACGCGTGCGTGGACGCTGGTCCGTTTCTTCGACGCCGACATTCTGCAATTGACCAAATGCTGCCGTTGCACCGGCAAGTTCGTGGCACACAAACACGACCTGCAGCATAACGTGGTGTGCGGCGCGTGCCAGCCGCCGTCGCGTGCCGGCAAGACGAAGAAAGCCGCGGCGGCCCGCCAGGAAGCGCTCGAAGCAGCGCAGATCGCGCAAGCAGCGTGA
- the flhD gene encoding flagellar transcriptional regulator FlhD has translation MDRSSETLDSIREINLSYIMLAQRMLREDKPVGMFRLGLSSELADLLAGLSLAQIVKLAASDQLLCFFRFNDHSMLSALTQTTKHTAVAPTHAAILLAGQPAEQFA, from the coding sequence ATGGACCGTAGCAGCGAGACGCTGGATTCAATCCGCGAGATTAACTTGTCTTACATCATGCTCGCGCAACGTATGTTGCGTGAGGACAAACCGGTCGGCATGTTCCGGCTGGGACTGTCGTCGGAACTGGCTGATTTGCTTGCTGGGCTGTCGCTCGCGCAGATCGTCAAGCTGGCCGCTTCCGATCAGCTTTTGTGCTTCTTCCGCTTCAACGACCACTCGATGTTGTCGGCGTTGACGCAAACGACGAAGCACACCGCAGTTGCACCGACTCATGCGGCGATCCTGCTTGCAGGCCAGCCGGCTGAACAGTTCGCTTAA
- a CDS encoding YeeE/YedE family protein, with product MSDLSASLPRAPRRFDINPKPLGAALVLIALGAVYLAQTVSGRQAALYLVGALLGMSLYHAAFGFTSAWRVFIADGRGAGLRAQMLMLALGVLLFFPALQAGTLFGRPVVGLVAPAGTSVLVGAFMFGIGMQLGGGCASGTLYTVGGGSTRMIVTLAAFVVGSVVATAHMPFWTALPSLKPLSMLTTLGAGWAIVLNLIVFAAIAALTVLVERRRHGQLVNEPPRQPHTSPWLHGPWPLFVGAIALVLLNFATLALSGRPWGVTSAFALWGAKLFAALGIDVADWPYWAAHANAGSLAAPVTHDVTSVMDIGIVLGAMAAAALAGRYAPVWKVPARSLIAAVVGGLMLGYGARLAYGCNIGAYFSGIVSGSLHGWLWLVAAFAGNVLGTRLRPAFGLEVERVRSTGC from the coding sequence ATGTCCGACCTCTCCGCTTCGCTTCCGCGCGCGCCACGCCGTTTCGATATCAATCCGAAACCGCTCGGCGCCGCGCTCGTTCTGATCGCGCTCGGCGCCGTTTATCTGGCGCAGACCGTCAGTGGCCGCCAGGCGGCGCTCTATCTTGTCGGCGCCCTGCTCGGCATGTCGCTTTATCACGCGGCATTCGGCTTCACTTCGGCGTGGCGGGTTTTTATCGCCGACGGCCGCGGCGCCGGCCTGCGCGCCCAGATGCTGATGCTCGCGCTCGGCGTGTTGCTGTTTTTCCCGGCGCTCCAGGCCGGCACGCTGTTCGGCCGCCCGGTAGTCGGGCTGGTCGCGCCGGCGGGCACGTCCGTGCTGGTCGGGGCCTTCATGTTCGGCATCGGCATGCAACTGGGCGGCGGCTGCGCGTCCGGCACGCTGTACACCGTGGGTGGCGGCAGCACCCGCATGATCGTCACGTTGGCGGCGTTCGTGGTGGGTTCGGTCGTTGCGACCGCGCACATGCCGTTCTGGACCGCATTGCCGTCGCTCAAACCGCTGTCGATGTTGACCACGCTCGGCGCCGGCTGGGCCATCGTGCTGAACCTGATCGTTTTCGCGGCCATCGCGGCACTGACCGTTCTGGTCGAACGGCGCCGCCATGGTCAACTGGTCAATGAGCCGCCGCGCCAGCCGCATACGTCGCCATGGCTGCACGGCCCGTGGCCGCTGTTCGTCGGCGCGATTGCGCTGGTTCTGCTCAACTTCGCGACACTGGCGCTCTCCGGGCGCCCGTGGGGCGTGACGTCGGCGTTCGCGCTTTGGGGCGCCAAACTCTTTGCCGCGCTCGGAATCGATGTGGCCGATTGGCCCTATTGGGCCGCCCATGCCAACGCGGGATCCCTCGCCGCCCCCGTTACACATGACGTGACTTCGGTGATGGATATCGGCATCGTGCTCGGTGCGATGGCGGCCGCGGCGCTGGCCGGACGTTACGCGCCAGTGTGGAAAGTGCCGGCTCGCTCGCTGATCGCGGCGGTGGTCGGCGGCCTGATGCTGGGCTACGGAGCCCGCCTGGCCTACGGTTGTAACATCGGTGCCTACTTCAGCGGGATCGTGTCAGGCAGCTTGCACGGCTGGCTTTGGCTGGTCGCTGCCTTCGCCGGGAACGTGCTGGGCACGCGACTGCGGCCGGCGTTCGGTCTCGAGGTCGAACGCGTTCGCTCCACCGGCTGCTAG
- a CDS encoding GNAT family N-acetyltransferase has product MHLNDNAVLVRQLGPDDRDDYFKLRLRGLRAHPDSFGQSYEEALAKGVSQHDAMLKGLHAAEGDFLLGAYASAGAPLIGVVGLIRNPGDKQRHKAAVIGMYVAPEAAGRGIGRALLDELLARASRVSGLRQIQLLVGSRNETARRLHESFGFRKYGCEVGALNVGGVFHDADLMALFIQ; this is encoded by the coding sequence ATGCACTTGAACGACAACGCCGTACTCGTCCGCCAGCTCGGTCCCGACGATCGTGACGACTACTTCAAGCTTCGCCTGCGTGGACTGAGGGCGCATCCGGATTCGTTCGGCCAGAGTTACGAGGAAGCGCTCGCCAAAGGCGTGTCACAACACGATGCAATGCTGAAGGGCTTGCATGCGGCTGAAGGCGATTTTTTGCTCGGCGCGTACGCATCGGCCGGAGCGCCGTTGATCGGCGTGGTTGGACTGATCCGCAACCCAGGCGACAAGCAGCGGCACAAAGCTGCAGTGATCGGCATGTATGTCGCGCCGGAAGCCGCGGGCCGTGGCATCGGGCGCGCGTTGCTCGACGAATTGCTGGCGCGGGCCTCGCGCGTGTCCGGTCTGCGGCAAATCCAGTTGCTGGTCGGCAGCCGTAACGAAACCGCGAGAAGACTGCATGAGTCGTTCGGCTTTCGAAAATACGGCTGCGAGGTCGGCGCGTTGAATGTCGGCGGTGTGTTTCATGATGCGGATCTGATGGCCCTGTTTATCCAATAG
- a CDS encoding helix-turn-helix domain-containing protein — MDRSRGLAIIGGMNTLSLAQTVPSHVPAASRTVGDLLREWRQRRRMSQLLLAAEADISTRHLSFVESGRAVPSREMVMHLAERLDVPLRARNALLVAAGYAPLFRERPLSDPQLAAAREAVELVLKGHEPYPALAIDRHWTIIAANNALAPLLTGASPELLKPPVNALRLSLHPEGIAASIVNWHAWREHILARLQRQIDVSGDDTLSALREELAAYPAPPGAEAAEHENGAVNQIAVPLRLRTPIGVLSFFSTTTVFGTPVDVTLSELAIEAFFPADQQTAAALREFSENQRAEAAR, encoded by the coding sequence ATGGATCGCTCGCGCGGTTTGGCTATCATCGGTGGCATGAACACACTCTCTCTTGCGCAAACCGTCCCGTCGCATGTGCCGGCGGCCAGCCGCACAGTCGGCGATCTGCTGCGCGAATGGCGCCAGCGGCGAAGAATGAGCCAGTTGCTGCTTGCCGCTGAAGCCGATATTTCGACCCGGCATTTGAGCTTCGTCGAATCAGGTCGCGCGGTACCGAGCCGGGAAATGGTCATGCATCTTGCCGAACGGCTCGACGTGCCGCTGCGCGCACGCAATGCACTGCTGGTCGCAGCAGGTTATGCGCCGCTGTTCCGTGAGCGCCCGCTATCGGATCCGCAGTTGGCCGCCGCGCGCGAGGCCGTCGAGTTGGTGCTGAAGGGACACGAGCCGTACCCGGCACTCGCCATCGACCGGCACTGGACCATCATTGCCGCGAACAACGCGCTCGCGCCTCTCCTGACCGGCGCCAGTCCGGAACTGCTGAAGCCGCCGGTCAATGCGCTGCGCCTGAGCTTGCATCCGGAAGGTATCGCGGCGTCGATAGTCAATTGGCATGCCTGGCGCGAGCACATACTCGCTCGCCTGCAGCGGCAAATCGACGTAAGCGGCGACGACACGCTGAGCGCGCTGCGCGAGGAACTGGCCGCGTATCCGGCACCGCCGGGCGCCGAGGCGGCCGAACACGAGAACGGCGCCGTCAATCAGATCGCAGTGCCGTTGCGGCTGCGCACGCCGATCGGCGTGCTGTCGTTTTTCAGCACGACCACGGTATTTGGCACACCGGTCGACGTGACGCTCTCAGAGCTCGCCATCGAAGCGTTCTTTCCCGCCGATCAGCAAACCGCGGCGGCGTTGCGCGAATTCAGCGAGAACCAACGCGCGGAGGCGGCACGCTAA
- a CDS encoding addiction module antidote protein — MSKIKTARFDASHYLDSEEVIAEYLNAALEEGDADVLLAAIADIAKARGIAKVAADAGLGRESLYKTLAPGSKPRMDTVFKLLRALGVKLNAVPEGVAAA; from the coding sequence ATGAGCAAGATCAAAACCGCACGGTTCGACGCGTCACACTACCTCGACAGCGAGGAAGTGATCGCTGAGTATCTCAACGCCGCGCTCGAAGAAGGCGACGCCGACGTCCTGCTCGCTGCAATCGCCGACATCGCCAAAGCGCGCGGTATCGCCAAGGTTGCGGCAGACGCCGGACTCGGGCGCGAAAGCCTCTACAAGACCCTCGCGCCCGGTTCCAAACCGCGCATGGACACAGTGTTCAAGCTGCTGCGCGCGCTCGGCGTCAAACTCAACGCGGTGCCGGAAGGCGTGGCGGCGGCGTGA
- a CDS encoding type II toxin-antitoxin system RelE/ParE family toxin, protein MVFTLARPYPQGYNSQQIGSPPVYEVNRTEEFDAWLARLADLRARAKILVRIRRAERGHFGDVKLLEDGVSEMRIDCGPGYRVYFAREGRMVYLLLCGGDKSTQPADIKHAKTMWEAIKEELS, encoded by the coding sequence ATGGTTTTCACACTTGCAAGACCGTATCCACAAGGATACAATTCTCAGCAGATCGGTTCACCACCTGTGTACGAGGTCAACCGCACCGAGGAATTCGACGCATGGCTTGCACGGCTCGCGGACTTACGGGCGAGGGCAAAGATACTCGTGCGGATCCGGCGTGCGGAACGCGGGCATTTCGGCGACGTGAAATTGCTGGAAGACGGTGTATCCGAAATGCGCATCGACTGCGGCCCGGGCTATCGGGTCTACTTCGCGCGTGAAGGGCGTATGGTGTATCTGCTGCTCTGCGGTGGCGACAAGTCCACCCAGCCGGCCGATATCAAGCATGCCAAAACAATGTGGGAAGCAATCAAAGAGGAACTGTCATGA
- a CDS encoding nuclear transport factor 2 family protein — protein sequence MNAHTDLIDRYFDAWNETDGTRRRELIAATWSVDADYRDPLLAGAGRDGIDAMIRAVHERFPHHTFRRTGQVDGFADRLRFSWELTTPAGDAIVKGSDFGVVDPHGRLQAVTGFLDQVPDGA from the coding sequence ATGAACGCGCATACCGATCTGATCGACCGTTATTTCGACGCATGGAATGAAACCGATGGCACGCGCCGTCGCGAGTTGATCGCCGCGACATGGAGCGTCGACGCCGACTATCGCGACCCGCTGCTGGCAGGCGCGGGCCGCGACGGCATCGACGCGATGATCCGCGCGGTGCACGAGCGCTTCCCGCATCACACGTTTCGTCGTACGGGCCAGGTCGACGGCTTTGCCGACCGGCTGCGCTTCTCGTGGGAACTGACCACGCCCGCGGGCGACGCGATCGTTAAGGGATCCGACTTCGGCGTGGTCGATCCACATGGACGCTTGCAGGCCGTTACCGGCTTCCTCGACCAGGTGCCGGACGGCGCCTGA
- a CDS encoding RbsD/FucU domain-containing protein: MLKNLDPLLNADILHALRAMGHGDELVICDANFPGDSVARESVLGKVLRLDGVSAPRAIRAVLSVMPLDTFIEHPASRMEVVGEPHTIPAVQREAQVEVNAAEGRDVPFASIERFAFYERARKAYCVIATGEARGYGCFVFTKGVLLAPDAPQS; this comes from the coding sequence GTGCTGAAGAATCTGGACCCTCTGCTGAACGCCGACATATTGCATGCGCTACGCGCGATGGGCCATGGCGACGAACTCGTCATTTGCGACGCCAATTTTCCCGGCGACTCGGTGGCGCGCGAGAGCGTGCTGGGCAAAGTGCTGCGGCTCGACGGCGTGAGCGCGCCGCGGGCGATTCGCGCGGTGCTGTCGGTGATGCCGCTGGACACGTTCATCGAGCATCCCGCGTCGCGCATGGAAGTGGTGGGCGAGCCGCACACGATTCCGGCCGTGCAACGCGAGGCACAAGTCGAGGTCAACGCCGCGGAAGGGCGCGACGTGCCGTTTGCGTCAATCGAGCGGTTTGCGTTTTATGAACGCGCGCGCAAAGCGTATTGCGTGATCGCGACCGGCGAAGCGCGCGGCTATGGTTGCTTCGTCTTCACGAAGGGCGTTCTGCTCGCGCCGGACGCGCCTCAGTCGTAA
- a CDS encoding VOC family protein: protein MSFSIDSLDHLVLNVAEVEVSAAWYARMLGMRRTEFQSRTGMRVAMTYGNQKINLRPATADTVAWFTGREPIPGSADLCFVTTTSPADVKAHWLAQGVEIEAGPVERDGARGRMTSVYCRDPDGNLIEVATYPQA, encoded by the coding sequence ATGAGCTTCTCGATAGACAGTCTCGATCATCTCGTTCTGAACGTCGCGGAGGTGGAAGTCAGCGCGGCGTGGTATGCGCGCATGCTCGGCATGCGGCGCACCGAGTTCCAGTCGCGCACCGGCATGCGGGTAGCGATGACCTACGGCAATCAGAAGATCAATCTGCGTCCTGCGACGGCCGACACCGTCGCGTGGTTCACTGGCCGCGAGCCGATACCCGGCAGCGCCGATCTGTGTTTTGTCACGACCACGAGCCCGGCCGATGTCAAGGCGCATTGGCTCGCTCAAGGCGTCGAAATCGAGGCCGGACCGGTGGAGCGCGACGGCGCGCGCGGCAGGATGACCTCGGTGTATTGCCGCGATCCGGACGGCAATCTGATCGAAGTCGCGACGTATCCTCAAGCATGA
- a CDS encoding DoxX family protein: protein MSRPVDSSVILIARIALAVLFLWGGVMKLLGYAGFVGYLHAKGVPFVQIAAPVATAVEALGGLLLIVGFKVRPLALILAVYTVAAAVLGHDFWNVTDAALQRDTVIHFWKNIGIAGGFLLLFVTGAGRISIDGARAPRGGLGL from the coding sequence ATGTCGCGTCCCGTCGATTCCAGCGTTATCCTCATCGCACGTATCGCGCTTGCCGTGCTGTTCCTGTGGGGCGGTGTGATGAAACTGCTGGGCTATGCGGGCTTTGTCGGCTACCTGCATGCGAAGGGCGTGCCGTTCGTACAGATCGCCGCGCCGGTTGCAACGGCAGTCGAGGCGCTCGGCGGTCTGTTGCTGATCGTCGGCTTCAAGGTGCGTCCGCTCGCGCTCATCCTGGCGGTGTACACGGTGGCGGCGGCGGTGCTGGGCCACGATTTCTGGAATGTCACCGACGCCGCCTTGCAACGCGACACGGTGATCCATTTCTGGAAGAACATCGGCATTGCCGGTGGTTTCCTGCTGCTGTTCGTGACCGGCGCGGGCCGCATCAGTATCGACGGTGCACGAGCGCCGCGCGGCGGACTCGGTCTTTGA